The segment TACGCAGAGACAAAACAGCCCAAAGGGAGTTTCGCAAAGAGATCTCGCAGAAACGGACGGGAAACGTCGTTCATTTAATGTTAATGAATATTCCCCATTCATCAACAACTATTTATGAGATACGTGAGAATGTGCCTATTCAACCGTAATCTGAGCGCAAGGCGATTCGTCTGTGTACTTCGATCGCAGAACGATTCCTGAAGGAATAATTTCTCGACGGATTTTGTTTATCACGCCCAACCTGGGAAGACTTAATTTTCGGGATACGCTGAACTTAGAGTACGACGATTCATGCATACTTCTCATCTCATGCGTCGATCTCATCCGCAACCGACCTGTCCGTTAGGGATCCGCTTCGACTGCTGGGGCGTCTTCACCGTCCGGGGATACATCGCTATTAAAAAGCTGCGGCAAGAAGATAAAGGCGGCCATCAGGAAAGCAACGACGATCAACAATGAGATCGTCGCGACCAGGCTGATCATCAAAACGCGTTTGTCCGCTTTTACCTTCGGACGGTCCGGTTTCGCCTTGCTCTTTTCTTTGGGAGCGGGGGGAGCCTTTTTACTGGAAACACTCTGTCGGCGGGAAGCGATCGGTTGCAGTGTACGAATCTCATCGGTGATTGAAGATTCACCTTCTTCAGGTTCGGCATCACCTTCGGGCTTCAGAACCATCGCTCCACCGCATTTTTTACAGTGGGTCTTTTTCCCGATTAGACTGTCATCGGGAATTTTGAACTTGGCCTTACAAGTCGGGCATTGAGCAGTGAAGGCAGGCAAGAGAGTCTCTCCAAATGGAAGAAATCATCGCTTCCTATTGAATGCTTTAGACTCGGAAATTCATTCCGCAGCCTAAATTCAATCGGACAAGGGAAGTAATTATATGAAGGAAATCTCCGGTCAGACAAGGTGAGGGTATGATTGTCTATCATGGAGCCGGAGGGCGGGAAGGTGAGGTACATTCAACATACACCACAGTTTGAGGATTGATAACCCCTACACCACCGATTTCCGACCGTGTTGTCGTTGATAAAATGCGTGTGAATCATTTGTACCGTTTTTAGTGACTCGCTTGCGTCCATTTTCATGTTTGTTCGTACACCGCACATATCTGACTCTGAATTTCAACAGATCAACATGTGCTGCATGTCGCTAAATAGAAATTCAAAATTTTGATGCCAACCAGTAAATGCAAATAGAACAGCAGAAAATCAAACTACCAAGAACCGAAAACACTCACTGATGACGAGGCCCTTGATGAGCGAGCCGAGGTCGTTGTCTGGACTGGGAATACGGGACGTGGCTCGCTATTGTTTAGCACGGTTTGACAACTGGGTTTCCGGTTTCAGGATAAAGATCTTTACTGATTCTTCGAGGCGGTTCTTCTATCTAGTTCAGACCTAACCGAGTGGTCCACTTCTTTGTTTCGACTTGGCCTCTTTTTTGTCAACAGCCTCTTCTGTCATAAGGATGTCCCCCCAAGATGGCTAGTACAACAGAATCAGATGTACCCCCGTTATGGCGAGACCGTTCATTCTGGGGAATGACCATCACTCAGTTCCTGGGCGCCTTTAACGACAATCTTTTCAAACAGACGATCTTGCTATTTTGCATCGACCTCTATCTGGCTGGAGGAACCAATCACCAGACAACGGCAACCGGCTTGTTCTCTCTGGCTTTTGTCCTGTTCTCTGGATTCGCAGGATACCTGGCGGACAAATACAGCAAACGCAAAATCATTGTGCTCTGTAAAGTTGCCGAAATCGTCGTCATGCTTCTGGGATTGCTCGCTTTTGCCGTTGGAGTCTGGGTACCTGGTCCCCTGTTATGGATGCTGATCGTTGTTCTGTGCTGTATGGGAATTCAAAGTGCGTTCTTCGGTCCGTCCAAGTATGGCATCCTTCCGGAAATGTTGCACAACGATGATCTCCCTCAAGCGAACGGCCTCATCCAGATGACCACCTTCGTGGCCATTATAATGGGCACAGCTCTCGCCGGTTACGGTAAAGAATCAAGTGAAGGAGCTCTCTGGGTGATCGGTCTGTTTTGTGTCATCATTGCCGTTGTTGGCACACTGACGTCCCTTCTTATTCGCCGCACCCCGATCGCAAAACCTGATTTGCAGTTTCAACCCTCAGCGATGGTTATGACCCCCAGCACCCGTAAGATGCTATGGGGAGACAAACTGCTGTTGTCTGTTCTGCTGATCTCTTCCCTCTTCTGGTTTGTTGGTGGCGCTGTTCTGATGGCAGTCAACCTATTGGGTAAAGAGCTAATGCAGCTCGGTGACGGAAGAACCAGCATCCTTTCTGCCTGCATGGGGGCTGGGATCGGTATCGGGTGCCTGCTCGCTGGCCGATTGTCGCATCAGCAAATCAACTTCAAACTGGTTCGCAATGGAGCCTGGGGAATTGCTGGTTTCCTGATGCTAGTCCCGCTCATGGGACAGTACAGCGTACTTCCATTGCCTGCCTCCTCCGAATTAGTTGCCGCACAGACTGAAGAACAATCAGTAACAGCAGACACAGAGATCGAACCCATTACGAACACAGACGGAGTGGTTGCTGAAGACGATGCTTTAACCGCATACTGGAAATCAGAATCGCTGTGGGACAAAATGATCCCGATTAATTTCTGGGAATTTGCCACCCGGTTTTCTTTAATGGGAGTGGGACTCTTTGCAGGGCTCTTCGCCGTGCCGTTACAAACGTTTATGCAGTCGCGTCCGCCTGCCGATCAAAAAGGCCAAATGATTGGTGCGATGAACCTGATCAACTGGATTGGTATTCTGTTGTCAGCCATATTCCTGGGAGTCATGGATTCGATCCTGATGAAGGCCGGGCTATCCCAGAAGTGGATATTTCCGATACTCGCCGTGATGATGATTCCTGTCGCCCTGTTCTTCAAACCATCAAGTGAAAAACTATCCCACTCGGTTACTCCCCGCGCCAGTGAACCTGCTACGAATCCCGACAACGCCTCGGAGAATGCTGAGCCCAATTCCTGAGTGATGATCGAGGGATCGGATAATTGTTATAAGATCGTATCTTTTCTTAAGGACCAATTTGCGATGCGTCTGGCAAATAAAGTTGTAGTCGTAACCGGCGGTGGGACCGGAATTGGAAAAGCGATCTGTCTCCGTTTCGCCGAAGAGGGAGGCGAGATTATTGTCGTTGATCAGAACCAGGAAACCGGTAAGCAAACAGCAGAGGAAATCGAATCCGCGGGAGGTAAGGCCTGTTACCTCTTCTGCGATCTTTCACTAGAGACGGAGATCCTCGCGCTCACAGCATCGATTCAAAACAAATACGATCGCATCGACGTGCTCGTCAACAATGCGGCGATGTTTCTGCTCAAAGGGATCGACGCCACTCGAGAAGATTGGGAACAGATTCTGTCAGTGAATGTCATTGGTTATGCGCTTACCTGCAAACACCTCCTCCCGTTACTCCGGAAGTCGAGTGCAGGAGCGATCGTGAACCTGGGATCCATATCCAGCTTTATTGCCCAACCCCAGTTCGTTACTTACAACGCTACGAAAGCGGCCATTGTAAGTATGACTCGCTGCCTGGCGTTGGATCTCGCTCCTGAGAATATCCGCGTAAATGCCGTCTGCCCAGGAACCATCTGGACACAAATCGTGGAACGGCTCACTAAGGAAGCAGGCTTAACCCGTGAACAAGCAGACGCCCACCCCGACTGGGGAGGGGCTCATATGATCCCCCGCATTGCCGACCCTCGGGAAGTCGCCAATGCCGCACTCTTCCTAGCGTCGGAAGAGGCTTCTTTTATCACTGCTGAATGCCTGATGGTCGATGGCGGCTACACTGCTAAGTAACCAAACAGCTAATTCAGGAGAGTTCAACGGGACAATTCCGCTACCCGTAGGCTAAATATTCGACGTAAGGTGTTAAGCTGAGCAAAACCGGTAAGTTTCACTTGAAACCATTTCTGATTAGACCGACAACAATCGCCGAGTCGACCTGAATTCGGCTTGACCCGTTTGGAATTATCTGCGAAAAGCCCGCTACTCTCTCTCCACTACGTCATTCAATCTGACTCTCTTGGCCAAACCGCCTGCGCGGTAAGGGGCATGCTGCGTTATGACCAGGATCATTCCGTTTTGCGGTTTCATGACTCTCGCAATCTGTTTAGTAGGTTGCTCTCACTTCATGGAAACCCAAACGTTAAAACAATTCGTTTCTGCACTTGAAGAAGAAAATCTGGACGACCTGCGTGCGGCCAGTTCAAAAAGCTTCAAAGATAAAGCTCTTCGGTTGGATGAATCCGCCGAAGACCTGAAACGATTGCGCATTCCAACCGAAGACTTAAAAGTCGTAGAGGTCGAAGACGAGTCGGAAACGTCTAAGCTCGTTAATGTAAAAATTGGTGATGCGACTAAAACCATCGTTTATCGCATGGTTAAAGAAGAAGGTTCTCGAAAATGGGTTGTCGATGACATCATTCAGAAGAAACGTCACGACGGTAACCTGAAAGTCGCCAAAAAAGTGACTGAACAGATGGACTTGTATCTCAGCGTTCGCGAATTCATGCAGAAATGGAGCCGCAAAAACCGGGAAGAGATCGAAGCCCAGATGACAGTCGAATTTGCCGGTGTCATGCATGAACTACCAAATGACTACTTCGATCATCTTTACGAAAAAGTGGGCGATGTTGAATCGGCCCTTGAACGTTTTCGACCAGAAGCGACTTTAAATGAAGACACTGCCGTTGTCCGCATCAGTCGTAAGAAGGGTCGTTTGGATATCGGCATGAAGCTGGTAGATGATCGCTGGCTGGTCCGAGACATGGCCGTCGAATCGAGTCGCGATACCGAATACATTTCTTCGATGATAAAATCGGCTGATGCATTACGATCTGTCGCCATCTTCCTCAAAGGATATTCCGCTGCCGACAAAACAACTATTAAAGAAGTCTCCGAGCCCAATTTTTACAAGAATGCAATTATGCCGGGTGAACTGGCTGCCGTCAGTCTTCCTGCTGCTGAATCATTGAATAACGATTCGCGAATGACTATTCGCGGAGACCGCATCGATGTGAATATCCCTTTCAATGGAGAGATAGCCTCGCTCACTTTGAAGTCAATTGATCGTCCGGAAGGCCAGTGGAAGCAACATGGCTATCACGTGACCGATGTTTCTTTAATTCGCAGTGGTGCTACAGGTGAAAATCGCAAACTTTCAGCTCTGCTAACATCTAAGGCCCGAGTCGACATTTTCCACGAAGCTCTTGTGAAACGTGATTTGAAAACACTCACTTATTCTTCTTCATACGATTTCAACACGCGTGTCTGGAAAAACGTGGACGAAGAGATTCTGGCTCAGCTTCCAATCGACCTCCCCAAACAGGGCAAGTTCGAAATTGAAGACATCGTCTTTAACGGCAGTGTGACCCAGGTCTACACTCTCTTCGATGAGATTCCTATTACCTACATTCTGCGAGAACATTCCGGCGAGTTACGCATCGATGACGTGCAGTTCCCCATGGCAGGGAAACCGAATTCGGTCAAAACACTTCTGGAAGTCGTTATTCCTGCTTACCAGTTTGCTCAAACGGCTTCCAAATCATCTCCTACTGAGGAGATTGCATCGCCAAAGTCATTAAAAGACGTTCAAAAGTTGGGACAACATTACAACCAGATCATCAGCAGAATGAGTAATGTCTGTTCGTTCGACTTCAACTATTTTGTCTGGAAAGAAACGGACGTTGTTCCAGAACCCTTCTTCAACTGTAGCGAACATCTCGAAACCGCGATCACTTCAGTTCAACCGCTGAATGCCAACGGCACCGAACAGATGATTCAGTTCGGTGACGAACATTGGGGTGCCCAAGTGAAAGTCATTCAGCAGCAGGGCAGCTTCCGAGTCGACGATGTTAAACTGGTTGCGGGTAAAGATGTCGGATACGATCTGAAAATTGCCGCTCGCGACCAGCTTAACGAGAAAGGTCGCTCCCTGCGTTCGATCTACCCACTACTGCACCTGCAGGAAGGGGAAGCCATGGCGATTGAAACGCAACTGGCGAAGGATTTCGACAACCAGAACATCGAAGGCGGCAATGTGATCAGCAGTGAGAAAGGTGGTGTCGTTGAAGAATACCAGTTCAGCGAGAATACACCCTCAATGAATCAGGCTCCGGCTGGCAATCCGTTCAAGGAGTTCGCTCCAGCTCAACCACAATCGAACCCGATTCAGCAAGTCGCCGGTTGGGACGATTTCAACCACCAAAGTGAGAAGCAACCTGCCTCGTCCGGAATTCAGAATTCACTCCATGAAGAGGACGTCTTTCCGGATTATGTTCCTCCGAATAAGTCAACGAGCCCCACGACAGATGCTGGCAATACGCGAACAGCAGATTCTACTGCTGCCGAATTCCCCGAAGAATTTCCACCATTGGAAACATACCCGGGCAATTAGAACCAGCAGCAGTTGATTGTAATAAGCTATAGGCAGTAACTGCTTAGCGACTTCAAAGCTGAACAGAGACATCATGCTCTGTTCAGTCTTCGAGATAACGAATTCGTTTTTGCATATCGACGTTCACGGACTGATACCGCGAAGTCAGATTTCCCCGTTGGAAAAAGGTACTGCGAAAAAGTTCGAGGTCATCGGAACCGATCGCGTTATTGAAAATGGGGGAAAGATAATCGATCCCCAGTCGCGAAGGCTGAAAGCGATGGTCATCGTACAAGCTGGGATGAACTGTCCTGGCATGAATTCGCCCCCACTGATCGCGTAATTTGTTCGCATGAAGTGCCCCCAGTGAAAACCCGGAGTTCTCCTGGTAGCACAAAGTCGAAAGTGAGTTATTCTGCCCCTCAACCAGCAGGTCGACCGCCTTCCCGCCCAGTTGAGTGGCGTAAAAACGATCAAAGCGAATTGGACGTCCGCCGCGTTGTGTATGCCCGACCTTACGCGTGAAGATCGCTTGAGCTGCCGACTCATGCCGTCGCAGATTGCTGAAGTATTCGCTACCAAAATCATCTGCCAACATTTTCTTTAATGATTCGGCCGCTCCATCGAGAAGAATATTTCCGGCCGGGTCGGTGCTGGCATGGGCGGCTCCAAGTGGTTTTCCTTCCTGGTCTACAATCCCTTCTCCGACAACGATGACCACGTTTTTCTGGCGATCATAAAGTTCCCGGACACGTTGGCTGAATGCAGGAAAGTCGAGCGGGACTTCGGGAAGCAGAATCATATCTGGTTGGCCGTAAGCCGATCCGAGTGCAATGTAACCGGAATGACGGCCCATGACTTCAACAATCGCAATTCGCCGATGACTCTCGGCAGTCGTCCGAATACGCTCAATCGCCTGAACAGCCACAAAGACGGCAGTGGCATATCCGGGCGTCGCGTAGTTGACGATCTCATCCAGAGCGATAGATTCATGCTCTCGTCGATGATGAAATCCCGGTTGTTCGTCTGTTTCTGGATTCAGATGCCACTCATTGGGTTCGTTGATGTAATTTAACCCCAAGTCATTATCAATCGTTTTGGGGGCTAGCACGCAGGGGAACAACTCGCACAGCGATTGCATTCCACTGATCGTTCCATCCCCGCCGATACAGACAACTCCATCAATCTTCAATTGCTTCAGTCGGTGAGCAATCTTCTGGAGTTCCTGCGCGTCTTCTGAAGAGATATACGTCCGCGAGGCTCCAATAGCGGTCCCTCCACAGCAGGGGTCGATTTCGGGGATCGTTACAAATAATGGATTCAGATTTACGTGAGGGACTCGGCTATCCAGCAGACCAGAGAATCCCTTCATAATGCCATAAACTTCGATACCAAGCTGATTAGACCGTTCAACCGCCCCATAAATGGTGGCATTCAAAGCGGGAGTATCTCCTCCTGCGGTCAGAATAGCGATGCGTCGCATAAAAACCTGTCCTGGCAGGCTGGGCAACCTGTCTGCAATCATGCAGATCCAGAGCCACCATAGCCGTTTGAGTTCTATATAAAAGGTCGACATCGAAAACGACGTCGGCGGAATAACGTTCTGATTTGACAGTTTTTCGCAACCATAAAACAAGTTGGAGGTTGGTAAAGCAGAGAAACTGTCAGGAGAGCACTTGAGCAAAGCGAATAAACAATTTATACCAAGTAGACTGATTTGTCATCTATACACCATTTTCGACATAAACCATTTTGGATTGCCCCGTAGCGGAGCAGTCCAGAACCGCATTCATAAACAGATTCGCCCCCAATCCGTTTTTTCGGTATGAGGATGCCGCGAATCTCAAGGAGGATTGATGCGTCTGCTCATCGCCTGTTTTGCGTCTGCTTTACTTGCCAGCCTGTTCACTGTCTGGCTGACCTCTAACTCCCAATCAAATTCGGTCCTCGCCCAGACGGGAACAGGCACCTCGATTCTGGAGGCCCCTCGAAATAAGGAACAGGTTCCGCTATTCGAAGAGAACCTCGATAACAATGGCAAAGAACAGCGTCCGCAGAGCGAATCAACTGCGCTCCGAATCACAAACGAAGAGGCGGTGAACGTCGCTGTTTATGAACGAGTCAACAAAAGTGTGGTGAATATCACCGCTCGTTCCCAGGCCGGAGGTTTGTTCTTTCGCAACATTCCGGCGGAAGGGGCAGGATCGGGAATGGTGATCGACACGGAAGGCCATATCTTGACCAATTTCCACGTGATCGAAGATGCGACTCAGGTTGAAGTCAACCTGTTCGATGGCTCCAGCTACGAAGCCTCTCTCATCGGTGCCGACCCGGTAAACGATATCGCCGTTATTAAAATTAATGCAGAACTAGACGTTCTACATCCAGTCACGCTGGGCGAATCGAGCGAACTAAAAGTTGGCATGAAGGTTTACACCATCGGCAACCCCTTTGGCTTGGAACGAACGATGACCACCGGCATCATTTCCAGTTTGAACCGAACATTGAATGTTCGTGATAACCGTACCATTAAAGCCATCATTCAGATTGATGCCGCCGTTAATCCGGGAAACTCCGGCGGTCCGCTGCTTGATACTCAGGGACATCTGATTGGGGTGAATACCGCCATTGCCAGCAAGAACGGACAGAACGCAGGCGTTGGATTTGCCATTCCCGTAAATCTGATTGCACGAGTCGTGCCTCAGTTAATTAAATTCGGAAGAATCATTCGACCGGAAATCGGAATCCAACATGTCTACGAAACAGACGCTGGGCTACTGATTGAGACTTTAACTTCCGGCGGCCCTGCGGAACTGGCCGGTTTACGTGCCCCCAAAATTGTGTCTCAACGTCGTGGACCCTTCGTCGTAGAACGACTCGATCGTTCCTTCGCGGATTTGATCGTGGGCATCGATGGACAGGAAGTGCAGACAGTCGACGACTTCCTGACCTACATCGAAACCAAAAAGCCAGGAGACCGCGTTATCGTCGAGGTCCTGCGAGAAGGCGAGAAGCTCCGTGTGCCGGTCCAACTGACAGGTAGTGCTCCAATCACCCGCAAGGCAACTCCTTAATCAGAAGGCGAGGGTGTGCAGTCGCTCCAGATTTTTTTTAAAATCCGCGGGACGGCTCGTCTCCTGATACCTCTGATCTGTGACCTTAGACTCGAAGACATCTAATTCCCAAACATAATTATCACGAATGGTTTCCCAAAGAATGGCCTCGCTGATTCATAAAGACTTGTCCACATTGCGGTGGGATGGTGAACTTCCCGGCACTCTGAACATGATCGATCAAACGCTCCTGCCGGAGCAATTCCTGCGGATCGATTGCAATACCCCTGAAGAAACCTGGCAAGCCATAAAACGCCTCTCTGTGAGAGGCGCCCCTGCGATCGGTGTCGCCGCCGCCTACGGGCTGATACTGGGTGTTCAACACAACGCTCACCTGTCGCAGAATGAGTTTTTAGAGAAGCTGAACATCACAGCCGATTACCTCGCGGAAAGTCGCCCCACTGCCGTCAACCTGTTCTGGGCTCTCGACCGCATGCGACAGACGGCTGCTACGCATGCCGACCTGGAGACTCCCCAATTACTCGAACGCTTGCTGGCCGAAGCCCGCGCTATCGAACAGGAAGACCAGGCGATGTGCATCGCCATGGGCGAATTCGGTCAAACACTGCTGAAAGAAGGGCAGGGAGTATTAACTCATTGCAATGCGGGGGCCCTGGCGACTTCCGGATCAGGCACCGCGCTGTCGGTTTTTTACGCCGCAGCCCGTGCCGGCAAAAAGATTCATGTTTACGCCGACGAAACCCGTCCGCTGCTCCAAGGCGCTCGATTAACCTCGTGGGAACTCCAGAACAACGACATCGAAGTCACCCTTATCTGTGACTCCATGGCAGGTTGGGTGATGAAAGAAAAAAGAGTCCAAGCCGTTATCACCGGTGCTGACCGGGTCGCCGCCAATGGAGATGCCGCCAACAAAATCGGGACCTACTCCGTATCACTACTGGCGAAGGCACATGGAATTCCTTTTTACATAGTGGCCCCTTCCAGCACGTTTGATTTCGCTCTAGCGACGGGAGACTCCATTCCTATTGAGCAACGGGATCCGACCGAGATTTCTCATGGCTGTGGCAAACAGACGGCCCCCGCCGGAGTGCATATCTACAATCCGGCGTTCGATGTGACCCCTGCAGAGAACATCACCGCGATCGTCACGGAGAAGGGAATCATCTCTCCCGTGACTACGGAAAACATCGCCGCAATGCTCAAAGGTTAACGCTTGCGATTGAACAACAGGGACGTCATTACTCGGCAGGGTTGAACAACGGTCGGGAGAAAACTAAAACGGGGACAGGCACCCTCCATTCTCCATCTCATAGATCATCCAGCTTAAAGTTAGTCCTCCCATGCGCACGTTAATTGAAAATGCCACCTGTGTTCTGCCCGACGGTACCCGAACTGCTTCCGTTTTGATCGATAACGGAAAAATCGAAGCGATCGATCCCAGTGACGCCGGTGCTGTGGATGCTAGAATCGACGGCAGCGGACACGTGCTGATTCCGGGTGTCATCGATGACCAGGTTCATTTCCGAGACCCCGGGTTAACCCACAAGGAAGACCTGCACACCGGTAGTCTGGCTTGCGCGAAGGGAGGCGTGACCACCTTCTTCGAAATGCCCAATACGAATCCGGCGACCATCACTAAAGAAGAACTGGAGAAAAAGTACGAACTCGCCGCAGGTAAGTCAGTCGTCAACTTTGGATTCTATATCGGAGCGACCCCGGACAACGTAAAAGAACTCCAACAGGTCGATCAGGCCCCCGGAATTAAAATCTTCATCGGTTCGAGTACCGGAAACTTGCTCGTGGATGAACAAGCCGCACTGGAAAGAATCTTCGCGGAAACGACTCTTCCCATCTGTGCACATTGCGAAGATGAAACGACCGTCCGTGACAACCAGAAGCGCATCGGTGGCGGAACCGAGTTCTCTGATCACAGCCGCATTCGCAACGTCGAAGCAGCCGTCGTCGCTACCCGTCGGGCGA is part of the Polystyrenella longa genome and harbors:
- a CDS encoding SIR2 family protein; translation: MPAFTAQCPTCKAKFKIPDDSLIGKKTHCKKCGGAMVLKPEGDAEPEEGESSITDEIRTLQPIASRRQSVSSKKAPPAPKEKSKAKPDRPKVKADKRVLMISLVATISLLIVVAFLMAAFIFLPQLFNSDVSPDGEDAPAVEADP
- a CDS encoding MFS transporter, which produces MASTTESDVPPLWRDRSFWGMTITQFLGAFNDNLFKQTILLFCIDLYLAGGTNHQTTATGLFSLAFVLFSGFAGYLADKYSKRKIIVLCKVAEIVVMLLGLLAFAVGVWVPGPLLWMLIVVLCCMGIQSAFFGPSKYGILPEMLHNDDLPQANGLIQMTTFVAIIMGTALAGYGKESSEGALWVIGLFCVIIAVVGTLTSLLIRRTPIAKPDLQFQPSAMVMTPSTRKMLWGDKLLLSVLLISSLFWFVGGAVLMAVNLLGKELMQLGDGRTSILSACMGAGIGIGCLLAGRLSHQQINFKLVRNGAWGIAGFLMLVPLMGQYSVLPLPASSELVAAQTEEQSVTADTEIEPITNTDGVVAEDDALTAYWKSESLWDKMIPINFWEFATRFSLMGVGLFAGLFAVPLQTFMQSRPPADQKGQMIGAMNLINWIGILLSAIFLGVMDSILMKAGLSQKWIFPILAVMMIPVALFFKPSSEKLSHSVTPRASEPATNPDNASENAEPNS
- a CDS encoding SDR family NAD(P)-dependent oxidoreductase; translated protein: MRLANKVVVVTGGGTGIGKAICLRFAEEGGEIIVVDQNQETGKQTAEEIESAGGKACYLFCDLSLETEILALTASIQNKYDRIDVLVNNAAMFLLKGIDATREDWEQILSVNVIGYALTCKHLLPLLRKSSAGAIVNLGSISSFIAQPQFVTYNATKAAIVSMTRCLALDLAPENIRVNAVCPGTIWTQIVERLTKEAGLTREQADAHPDWGGAHMIPRIADPREVANAALFLASEEASFITAECLMVDGGYTAK
- a CDS encoding 6-phosphofructokinase — its product is MRRIAILTAGGDTPALNATIYGAVERSNQLGIEVYGIMKGFSGLLDSRVPHVNLNPLFVTIPEIDPCCGGTAIGASRTYISSEDAQELQKIAHRLKQLKIDGVVCIGGDGTISGMQSLCELFPCVLAPKTIDNDLGLNYINEPNEWHLNPETDEQPGFHHRREHESIALDEIVNYATPGYATAVFVAVQAIERIRTTAESHRRIAIVEVMGRHSGYIALGSAYGQPDMILLPEVPLDFPAFSQRVRELYDRQKNVVIVVGEGIVDQEGKPLGAAHASTDPAGNILLDGAAESLKKMLADDFGSEYFSNLRRHESAAQAIFTRKVGHTQRGGRPIRFDRFYATQLGGKAVDLLVEGQNNSLSTLCYQENSGFSLGALHANKLRDQWGRIHARTVHPSLYDDHRFQPSRLGIDYLSPIFNNAIGSDDLELFRSTFFQRGNLTSRYQSVNVDMQKRIRYLED
- a CDS encoding S1C family serine protease yields the protein MRLLIACFASALLASLFTVWLTSNSQSNSVLAQTGTGTSILEAPRNKEQVPLFEENLDNNGKEQRPQSESTALRITNEEAVNVAVYERVNKSVVNITARSQAGGLFFRNIPAEGAGSGMVIDTEGHILTNFHVIEDATQVEVNLFDGSSYEASLIGADPVNDIAVIKINAELDVLHPVTLGESSELKVGMKVYTIGNPFGLERTMTTGIISSLNRTLNVRDNRTIKAIIQIDAAVNPGNSGGPLLDTQGHLIGVNTAIASKNGQNAGVGFAIPVNLIARVVPQLIKFGRIIRPEIGIQHVYETDAGLLIETLTSGGPAELAGLRAPKIVSQRRGPFVVERLDRSFADLIVGIDGQEVQTVDDFLTYIETKKPGDRVIVEVLREGEKLRVPVQLTGSAPITRKATP
- the mtnA gene encoding S-methyl-5-thioribose-1-phosphate isomerase, yielding MASLIHKDLSTLRWDGELPGTLNMIDQTLLPEQFLRIDCNTPEETWQAIKRLSVRGAPAIGVAAAYGLILGVQHNAHLSQNEFLEKLNITADYLAESRPTAVNLFWALDRMRQTAATHADLETPQLLERLLAEARAIEQEDQAMCIAMGEFGQTLLKEGQGVLTHCNAGALATSGSGTALSVFYAAARAGKKIHVYADETRPLLQGARLTSWELQNNDIEVTLICDSMAGWVMKEKRVQAVITGADRVAANGDAANKIGTYSVSLLAKAHGIPFYIVAPSSTFDFALATGDSIPIEQRDPTEISHGCGKQTAPAGVHIYNPAFDVTPAENITAIVTEKGIISPVTTENIAAMLKG